The Arachis hypogaea cultivar Tifrunner chromosome 19, arahy.Tifrunner.gnm2.J5K5, whole genome shotgun sequence genome has a window encoding:
- the LOC112778390 gene encoding protein trichome birefringence-like 10 isoform X2, whose product MSLSIKNVVIKTSSVVCGVFNKNLGMLVNYLSTFNKTLSWSKIWWLTQHHQRLLSLPPLLCFTNSFSLILPAALLSCAIRGCYFQQGMEVKMEMKVEDAYRKSMETVLNWIQDTVNLNKSQVFFRIYAPVHFRSGDWRSYGSCHLETLPELNMSLVPNDNWSQFKIGNSLLSSHKNNTELVKLKILNITEMTAQRKDGHSSIYYLGPNGGTAALHRQDCSHWCLLVYLIHGMSCFMQCS is encoded by the exons ATGAGTCTTTCCATAAAAAATGTGGTGATAAAG ACTTCAAGTGTAGTTTGTGGCGTCTTCAACAAAAATTTGGGTATGCTCGTGAACTATCTTTCAACATTCAATAAGACTTTATCTTG GAGCAAAATTTGGTGGCTCACCCAGCACCACCAGCGTCTACTGTCTTTGCCGCCGCTCCTCTGTTTCACAAATTCCTTTTCTTTGATTCTGCCTGCTGCTCTTCTGTCCTGTGCTATCCG GGGCTGTTATTTCCAACAAGGTATGGAGGTTAAGATGGAAATGAAGGTGGAAGATGCATATAGGAAGTCAATGGAGACAGTGTTGAATTGGATACAAGATACTGTAAATCTTAACAAGAGTCAAGTTTTCTTTCGTATATATGCACCCGTGCACTTCAG AAGTGGAGATTGGAGAAGCTATGGAAGTTGTCATTTGGAAACACTGCCAGAGCTTAACATGTCATTGGTGCCTAATGATAACTGGTCACAATTCAAAATAGGCAATTCATTGCTATCATCACACAAAAACAACACTGAACTTGTCAAGTTGAAAATATTGAATATAACAGAGATGACAGCTCAGAGAAAAGATGGACACTCATCAATCTACTATCTTGGTCCGAATGGCGGCACGGCAGCACTCCATCGGCAAGATTGCAGCCACTGGTGTCTGTTGGTGTACCTGATACATGGAATGAGCTGCTTTATGCAATGTTCATGA